One segment of Theobroma cacao cultivar B97-61/B2 chromosome 9, Criollo_cocoa_genome_V2, whole genome shotgun sequence DNA contains the following:
- the LOC18589797 gene encoding uncharacterized protein LOC18589797, with product MENSGLGGGFLSGPNGGLFDLESSINRQQKPQLGQPSLIPHHNMVLMSENDHRSTGVMEAKGCNPKGFPMNFGKGKGVSPISAMNNGSMSEEDEPSYIEDGNGENSIGGKGKKGSPWQRMKWTDNVVRLLIGVVACVGDDGMIEGVEGPKRKSGILQKKGKWKTVSKIMISKGCHVSPQQCEDKFNDLNKRYKKLNDILGRGTSCRVVENPSLMDSMPHLSAKAKDDVKKILSSKHLFYPEMCAYHNGQRIPNCQDLDLQGCFVPLDRCLKDNNGSDEEEAEGNDDSEDDDEMDNEDDNNADGDDERIGELNKRKKASAEEGHFWSQSAEQDSLKVEMAGIFHDPTRSSLERKEWIKRQILQLQEERVNLQVEGFELEKQRFKWLRYCNKKGRELERLRLENERMRLENERSLLQLRQKELEVGFRSSDASLDPTSLGIDRLQSRDQIDLGRHQ from the coding sequence ATGGAAAATTCAGGTTTGGGAGGTGGGTTTTTATCAGGTCCAAATGGGGGGTTGTTTGACCTTGAGTCATCCATTAATAGACAGCAAAAGCCCCAGTTGGGTCAACCTTCATTGATACCACACCATAATATGGTCTTGATGAGTGAAAATGACCACCGTTCCACTGGAGTAATGGAGGCAAAGGGCTGTAACCCTAAGGGCTTTCCTATGAACTTTGGTAAAGGGAAGGGGGTTAGTCCCATTAGTGCTATGAATAATGGAAGCATGAGTGAAGAAGATGAGCCAAGTTATATTGAAGATGGAAATGGTGAGAACTCCATTGGGGGTAAAGGCAAGAAAGGATCACCATGGCAGAGAATGAAATGGACTGATAATGTGGTTAGACTTCTAATAGGAGTGGTTGCTTGTGTGGGTGATGATGGTATGATTGAGGGTGTGGAGGGGCCTAAGAGAAAATCTGGGATTTTGCAAAAGAAGGGCAAGTGGAAAACAGTTTCAAAGATAATGATTAGTAAAGGCTGTCATGTTTCACCTCAACAATGTGAGGATAAATTTAATGACTTGAACAAGAGATATAAGAAATTGAATGATATTCTTGGGAGAGGAACTAGTTGTAGGGTGGTTGAGAACCCTTCTCTTATGGACTCTATGCCTCACCTCTCAGCTAAGGCAAAGGATGatgtaaagaaaattttgagctCTAAACATTTATTTTACCCTGAAATGTGTGCTTACCATAATGGACAGAGAATACCCAATTGCCAGGATCTTGATCTTCAGGGCTGTTTTGTACCTCTTGACAGATGCTTGAAAGACAATAATGGGTCGGATGAGGAAGAAGCTGAGGGAAATGATGATAGtgaggatgatgatgaaatGGACAATGAAGATGATAATAATGCTGATGGGGATGATGAAAGGATTGGTGAGCTCAATAAGAGGAAGAAGGCAAGTGCTGAGGAAGGCCACTTCTGGTCACAATCTGCCGAACAGGATAGTCTCAAGGTGGAGATGGCTGGAATATTTCACGATCCAACAAGGTCATCATTGGAGCGGAAGGAGTGGATTAAGAGACAGATTTTGCAACTTCAGGAGGAAAGAGTAAACTTGCAGGTGGAAGgttttgagcttgaaaaaCAACGTTTTAAATGGCTGAGATACTGCAACAAGAAAGGCAGAGAACTAGAGAGGCTAAGGTTGGAGAATGAAAGAATGAGGCTTGAGAATGAGCGGAGTTTATTGCAACTGAGGCAGAAAGAATTGGAGGTAGGTTTCAGGAGCTCTGATGCATCTTTAGACCCCACTTCACTTGGCATTGACAGACTGCAAAGCAGAGATCAGATTGATTTGGGCAGGCATCAATAG